A region from the Caldicellulosiruptor naganoensis genome encodes:
- a CDS encoding DUF2232 domain-containing protein, with protein sequence MAKEFLFISIFALLQFVLFLSQFNPLLLLLFVPLYTLFSRENFIPRVIISYIIASIGLMLISKAPITFMYLLIIYIVPVTVYIVLKYVRSYILDILTLAVGFLIYLVFTIKAIKSLYRIDVINEMILLLKKMLEGYFQALNEDVLLDKFAEFLKLMVPSFVIVVAITLGFIAYYIVKWTAKRLKIEKDFLSFENLFMPKEVTMGVIIFYILSFFLTQVSLLSIVVSNMIIILSWLLFFQSLSLIYAIVFEKISLPFLRSWIMIVIVIFSLQFLPIMFLIGFLDLVFDFKKRGPKKVKL encoded by the coding sequence TTGGCAAAAGAGTTTTTATTTATTAGTATTTTTGCTCTGCTTCAATTTGTATTATTTTTATCACAGTTTAATCCTCTGCTGCTACTTTTATTTGTTCCTTTATATACTTTATTTTCCAGAGAAAATTTTATCCCAAGGGTTATAATCTCATATATCATTGCAAGTATTGGACTTATGTTGATAAGTAAAGCTCCAATAACGTTTATGTATCTTTTGATTATCTACATTGTACCGGTTACAGTTTATATTGTTTTGAAATACGTTAGGAGCTATATATTGGATATTTTAACTCTTGCAGTTGGGTTCTTGATATATCTGGTTTTTACAATAAAAGCAATCAAAAGTTTGTATAGGATTGACGTTATAAATGAAATGATTTTGTTATTAAAGAAAATGCTTGAGGGATATTTTCAAGCTTTAAATGAAGATGTTTTGCTTGATAAGTTTGCTGAATTTTTAAAACTCATGGTACCAAGTTTTGTCATAGTAGTAGCAATTACACTTGGTTTTATTGCCTACTATATTGTAAAATGGACTGCAAAGAGGTTAAAAATTGAAAAGGATTTCTTAAGCTTTGAAAATCTATTTATGCCAAAAGAAGTTACAATGGGTGTTATTATATTTTATATACTTTCCTTTTTCCTGACACAGGTAAGTCTATTATCAATTGTTGTAAGCAACATGATAATAATTCTTTCATGGCTTCTTTTTTTCCAGTCCCTTTCTTTAATATATGCAATTGTTTTTGAGAAGATTTCTTTACCATTTTTAAGAAGCTGGATTATGATTGTTATTGTTATTTTTAGTCTTCAATTTTTACCGATAATGTTTTTAATCGGATTTTTAGATTTAGTGTTTGATTTTAAGAAAAGAGGACCAAAGAAGGTGAAATTGTGA
- the pheA gene encoding prephenate dehydratase — MKVAYLGPVGSYSYEAAKGFIKNGNINLIPCDTIDDVFEIVTEDEKVYGVVPVENSIEGSVSTTLDNLLKADVYIIKEIVLKVEHYLCCKETPKKINSIASHPQAFSQCHDYLRKYYKGAELIQVNSTSYAAKMCAEGKVDAAICSTFAAMQNNLQIIDGPINHDNNYTRFFVLNKQPNFERGEKNKTSIIFSTYDRPGSLYKILAIFNLYDLNLTKIESRPAKTSLGEYVFFVDIDGFIDEEDVSDALKVVQRKSAFYKLLGSYSVIRE, encoded by the coding sequence GTGAAAGTTGCTTACTTAGGACCAGTTGGCTCATATTCTTATGAAGCTGCAAAAGGATTCATAAAAAATGGAAATATTAATCTTATACCGTGTGATACAATAGATGATGTATTTGAGATTGTCACTGAGGATGAAAAAGTGTACGGAGTTGTCCCTGTTGAAAATTCCATTGAAGGAAGTGTATCAACCACCCTTGACAATCTTTTGAAGGCAGATGTTTATATCATAAAAGAAATAGTTTTAAAAGTTGAACATTACCTTTGTTGCAAAGAAACTCCAAAAAAAATAAACTCGATTGCCTCGCATCCGCAGGCATTTTCACAATGTCATGACTATCTTCGCAAGTACTACAAAGGAGCAGAGCTGATACAAGTAAACAGTACATCCTATGCAGCAAAGATGTGTGCAGAAGGCAAAGTCGATGCTGCTATTTGCTCTACTTTTGCAGCAATGCAAAATAACCTGCAGATTATAGATGGACCAATAAATCACGATAACAACTATACAAGATTTTTTGTGCTAAACAAGCAACCTAATTTTGAGAGAGGAGAAAAGAACAAAACATCAATAATATTCTCAACGTATGATAGACCGGGAAGTTTATACAAGATATTGGCTATATTTAATTTGTATGATTTAAATTTGACCAAAATAGAGTCAAGACCGGCAAAGACAAGTCTTGGCGAGTATGTTTTTTTTGTTGACATTGATGGGTTTATAGATGAAGAGGATGTGAGCGATGCTTTGAAAGTTGTGCAGCGAAAGTCTGCATTTTATAAGCTTCTTGGGTCTTATTCGGTAATTAGAGAGTGA
- a CDS encoding thiamine pyrophosphate-dependent enzyme, producing MAYNIKELAARPERFTGGHRMCAGCGAPVAVRAILRALKPEDRAVISVATGCLEVSSCIYPYTAWKDSFIHSAFENAAATIAGAEAAYRVLKKKGKVQGEFKFIAFGGDGGTYDIGLQALSGAMERGHNMVYVCYDNGAYMNTGIQRSSATPLYADTTTSPQGKVLPGKMQPRKDLTEVMVAHGIPYVAQTAFITPNLKDLIEKAEKALYTDGPAFLNVLAPCPRGWRYETSKLIEISKLAVDTCFWPLYEVVNGQYRLTYKPKEKLPVVEFLKTQGRFRHLFKKGNEHLIEQIQQEVDRRWERLLELCGEK from the coding sequence ATGGCATACAATATCAAAGAGCTTGCTGCAAGACCTGAAAGGTTTACAGGCGGGCACAGGATGTGTGCAGGATGTGGTGCACCTGTTGCTGTAAGAGCAATTTTAAGAGCTTTAAAGCCAGAGGATAGAGCAGTTATTAGTGTTGCAACAGGTTGTTTGGAGGTTTCAAGCTGTATTTATCCATACACAGCATGGAAGGATTCATTTATCCACAGTGCATTTGAAAACGCTGCGGCAACAATTGCCGGGGCTGAGGCAGCATACAGGGTTTTGAAGAAAAAAGGGAAAGTTCAAGGGGAATTCAAATTCATTGCTTTTGGAGGAGACGGTGGAACATACGATATTGGCTTGCAGGCACTTTCTGGTGCAATGGAAAGAGGACATAACATGGTATATGTCTGCTATGACAACGGTGCATATATGAACACAGGTATTCAAAGATCATCTGCAACACCACTTTATGCTGATACAACAACATCACCACAAGGCAAGGTTTTACCAGGTAAGATGCAGCCAAGAAAAGACCTTACAGAGGTTATGGTTGCGCATGGTATACCATATGTTGCACAGACAGCTTTCATCACACCAAACCTCAAAGACTTAATTGAAAAGGCTGAAAAGGCACTTTACACAGATGGGCCAGCATTTTTAAATGTTTTGGCTCCGTGTCCAAGAGGTTGGAGATATGAGACATCAAAATTAATTGAGATTTCAAAGTTAGCAGTTGATACATGTTTCTGGCCACTTTATGAGGTTGTAAACGGTCAGTACAGACTCACATACAAGCCAAAAGAAAAGCTTCCTGTTGTTGAGTTCTTAAAGACACAGGGAAGATTCAGACATCTGTTCAAGAAAGGAAATGAGCATCTAATTGAGCAGATTCAGCAGGAAGTTGATAGAAGATGGGAAAGACTTTTAGAGCTTTGTGGTGAGAAGTAA
- the porA gene encoding pyruvate ferredoxin oxidoreductase, with protein sequence MAIRDRLSGNEAVAYAMRQINPDVVAAFPITPSTEVPQYFSQFVANGEVDTEFVAVESEHSAMSACIGAAAAGARTMTATSSQGLALMWEMLYIAASMRLPIVMAVINRALSGPINIHNDHSDSMGARDSGWIQIYCENNQEAYDSLIQAIRIAEHKDVRLPVMVCYDGFITSHAVENIELLEDEVVRNFIGEYNPEYYLLNEKNPISMGPLDLPPYYFEHKRQQAEAMRNAKKVVLEVAEEFAKISGRKYGLFEAYKLDDAEVAIVVMNSTAGTAKAVVDEYRSKGYKVGLLKPRLFRPFPVVEIVDALKHLKAIAVMDKADGFNAAGGPLFTEITSALYGRADGIKAINYIYGLGGRDVRTDDIAKIYNRLLDIVKTGNVGEVYNYIGVRE encoded by the coding sequence ATGGCTATCCGTGATAGACTTTCTGGTAACGAAGCTGTAGCGTATGCTATGAGACAAATAAATCCTGATGTTGTTGCCGCGTTTCCAATTACACCTTCAACTGAGGTACCACAGTATTTTTCTCAGTTTGTTGCAAATGGTGAGGTTGACACAGAGTTTGTTGCTGTTGAATCTGAGCACAGTGCAATGAGTGCTTGCATTGGTGCAGCGGCAGCTGGGGCTCGAACAATGACAGCAACATCATCACAAGGCTTAGCTCTTATGTGGGAGATGCTTTATATTGCAGCTTCAATGAGACTTCCGATAGTAATGGCAGTTATAAATAGAGCACTTTCTGGTCCTATCAATATTCACAATGACCATTCAGACTCAATGGGTGCAAGAGACAGTGGATGGATTCAAATTTATTGCGAAAACAATCAAGAGGCATATGACTCTTTAATTCAAGCAATAAGAATTGCAGAGCACAAAGATGTTAGACTTCCTGTTATGGTATGTTACGATGGGTTTATCACAAGCCATGCAGTTGAGAATATAGAACTTTTAGAAGATGAGGTTGTAAGAAACTTCATTGGTGAGTACAACCCTGAGTATTATCTTTTGAATGAGAAAAATCCAATTTCAATGGGTCCGTTGGACTTGCCCCCATACTACTTTGAACACAAAAGACAGCAAGCAGAAGCTATGAGAAATGCAAAAAAGGTTGTTTTAGAGGTAGCTGAAGAGTTTGCAAAGATAAGTGGAAGAAAGTATGGACTTTTCGAGGCATATAAGCTTGATGATGCAGAGGTTGCAATTGTTGTTATGAACTCAACAGCAGGGACTGCTAAAGCTGTTGTTGACGAGTACAGAAGCAAAGGATACAAAGTAGGCTTGCTTAAGCCAAGACTTTTCAGACCATTCCCAGTGGTTGAAATTGTTGATGCTTTAAAGCACCTCAAGGCAATAGCAGTCATGGACAAAGCAGATGGCTTTAATGCTGCGGGCGGACCACTGTTTACTGAGATCACAAGTGCCCTTTATGGAAGGGCTGACGGTATCAAAGCTATCAACTATATCTATGGTCTTGGCGGAAGAGATGTTAGAACTGACGATATTGCTAAGATATATAATAGACTTCTTGACATTGTCAAGACAGGCAATGTCGGGGAAGTTTACAACTACATTGGTGTAAGAGAATAA
- a CDS encoding 4Fe-4S binding protein yields the protein MRKMNITEEVTWKEITPGGVIIDPGNAEDFKTGDWRTMRPVWHEDKCKQCLFCFYVCPDSSIKVENGKMVGVDYDHCKGCGVCTEVCPFKAFDFVEEQK from the coding sequence ATGAGAAAGATGAATATAACAGAAGAGGTTACATGGAAGGAAATAACACCAGGTGGTGTGATTATTGACCCAGGCAACGCAGAAGACTTCAAAACAGGCGACTGGAGAACAATGAGACCTGTTTGGCATGAAGACAAATGCAAACAGTGCCTATTTTGCTTCTATGTTTGTCCCGATTCATCCATAAAGGTTGAAAATGGCAAGATGGTTGGCGTTGATTATGATCACTGCAAAGGATGTGGTGTTTGTACAGAAGTTTGCCCATTTAAAGCTTTTGATTTTGTAGAAGAACAGAAATAA
- a CDS encoding 2-oxoacid:acceptor oxidoreductase family protein has product MGKMIEIRWHGRGGQGAKTASLLLAEAAFNTGKYVQGFPEYGPERMGAPITAYNRISDERITIHSNIYEPDYVVVVDETLIGSVDVTKGLKKDGAIIVNTSKSPEEVKKLLGNFDGKVYTIDARKISMECLGKYFPNIPVLGAVIKVTGIIPENEAIKDMEESLKHKFATKPDVIEGNMKAFVRGMQEVQG; this is encoded by the coding sequence ATGGGCAAGATGATTGAGATAAGATGGCACGGAAGAGGTGGACAGGGTGCCAAGACAGCGTCTTTGCTTTTAGCAGAGGCAGCTTTCAACACAGGAAAGTATGTTCAAGGATTTCCTGAGTATGGTCCTGAGCGAATGGGTGCTCCAATTACAGCTTACAACAGAATAAGCGATGAGAGAATTACAATCCATAGCAACATCTATGAACCAGACTATGTTGTAGTTGTTGACGAGACTCTCATTGGCAGTGTTGATGTAACAAAAGGACTCAAAAAAGACGGAGCAATCATTGTAAACACTTCAAAGTCTCCTGAAGAAGTAAAGAAACTACTTGGGAATTTTGATGGAAAGGTTTACACAATTGACGCAAGAAAGATTTCTATGGAGTGTTTAGGTAAATACTTTCCAAATATCCCAGTACTTGGTGCTGTTATTAAGGTGACAGGTATTATTCCTGAAAATGAGGCTATTAAAGACATGGAAGAGTCACTCAAGCACAAGTTTGCAACAAAGCCAGATGTGATTGAAGGTAACATGAAGGCGTTTGTAAGAGGAATGCAGGAGGTGCAAGGATAA
- a CDS encoding TVP38/TMEM64 family protein — protein MKSKNIKIVLNAIAILLFTTIIVFVAAKYSKQIIALTSSPSKFRDWVLSYGKWGVLVFILFQVLQVVVSVIPGEAIQVSGGYIYGTFAGTFYSLTGIMIGSVIVFYLSRLLGYNLIKKVVSEKSLEKFYFVINSPKIESVIFLLFLIPGIPKDILVYIAGLSPIKPINFFIITAIARFPGIFFSSYFGSNLEKKNYEVAIAVAVVAIVLFIIGLVYHEKIIKKISSLVHKKR, from the coding sequence GTGAAGAGCAAAAATATCAAAATTGTGCTGAACGCCATTGCAATATTGCTTTTCACAACTATAATTGTTTTTGTAGCAGCAAAGTATTCAAAACAAATAATAGCACTCACATCAAGCCCAAGCAAATTCAGAGATTGGGTACTTTCTTATGGAAAGTGGGGCGTACTGGTTTTTATACTTTTCCAGGTTCTGCAAGTTGTAGTGTCGGTTATTCCAGGTGAAGCTATTCAGGTCTCTGGTGGATATATCTACGGAACTTTTGCGGGCACTTTTTACTCACTCACTGGGATAATGATCGGTTCAGTAATAGTTTTTTATCTTTCCCGACTTTTAGGATATAACTTAATCAAAAAAGTCGTATCAGAGAAAAGTTTGGAAAAATTTTACTTTGTAATAAACTCGCCAAAAATTGAGTCAGTAATATTTCTTCTATTTTTAATTCCCGGAATACCAAAAGATATACTGGTGTACATTGCTGGACTTTCTCCAATTAAACCTATTAATTTCTTCATAATAACAGCCATTGCAAGATTCCCTGGAATTTTCTTTTCATCTTATTTTGGCAGCAATTTAGAAAAGAAAAATTATGAAGTTGCAATTGCAGTTGCAGTTGTGGCAATTGTTCTTTTCATAATCGGTCTTGTTTACCATGAAAAAATTATAAAAAAGATATCTTCTCTTGTTCATAAAAAAAGGTAG